The following proteins come from a genomic window of Methanosarcina sp. MTP4:
- a CDS encoding glycosyltransferase family 4 protein, which produces MGNNFVIIAGEEAGPKSNKMGGIWNVINAEAHTLASLFDSGALKEEEKPQILIAGPYYGHWGADWNRGLNRITDMGGLNSLSVDGKLLKSLEALENAGMNVFTGEKQVGNTKLAYLQFQTDNFGIIRTVHKKKEMTLENKVKAEAFEFIGLDSMKYESMGNGAEYTHYLNLSYAISEFVRTLVIPTPQTGTEGEKGGGVKGEEIEKIIKKGVDAWKAVSMESALPCPRVSLHCHEFGTFYAPARLKKLGIPVSTIATLHATLPGRAAGHNSIQKIRNNDSIWSSGVPGNLAALEVLAAYADTVTAVGESTRQEAKLFYGIDGIVVRNGIRIETDKIDWDRKERCLGNLQNFLSEKLYRHYDGERINPEKFIPIFTISRIEIENKGYPDLLDSLLALEHIIKNSILEGHMEEGMKVICFLVTAEGPKTNLPEDFPVHISKEILVGNELKIQQMIEERELDCSGLVRGKRSVAAILYPQIISADDGGLCMGVEDFMAGCCAGIFPSRYDPFLLTGLEAGREATPSVVSRVCGFSDAVKTNESLVEGLGGVIVVDNIDLSYYEAVLDYALAASYFIRNFVDDRVKYKLLCREAFLLAKDMGWEKPTEHYYELISGVRICGEK; this is translated from the coding sequence TTGGGGAACAATTTCGTAATAATTGCCGGGGAAGAAGCAGGCCCGAAATCAAATAAAATGGGCGGAATCTGGAACGTCATAAACGCAGAAGCGCATACTCTTGCGTCCCTTTTTGATTCCGGGGCATTGAAAGAAGAGGAAAAACCTCAGATACTGATCGCAGGTCCCTATTACGGGCATTGGGGTGCGGACTGGAACAGAGGGCTAAACAGGATCACGGATATGGGGGGACTTAACAGCCTCAGCGTTGACGGGAAACTCCTGAAAAGCCTTGAAGCCCTTGAAAATGCAGGAATGAATGTTTTTACAGGGGAAAAACAGGTCGGAAATACAAAACTTGCTTACCTGCAGTTTCAAACCGACAACTTCGGGATAATCCGAACTGTACACAAAAAGAAGGAGATGACACTTGAAAATAAGGTCAAAGCCGAGGCTTTTGAATTTATCGGGCTGGATTCCATGAAATACGAAAGTATGGGAAACGGAGCCGAATATACCCATTACCTTAATCTCTCTTATGCGATTTCCGAGTTTGTCCGAACCCTGGTAATCCCAACCCCGCAAACAGGAACGGAAGGGGAAAAAGGAGGTGGTGTAAAGGGGGAAGAAATAGAAAAAATTATAAAAAAAGGGGTGGATGCCTGGAAAGCTGTCTCCATGGAATCTGCTCTTCCCTGTCCCAGGGTATCCCTGCACTGTCACGAGTTTGGGACTTTTTACGCACCTGCCCGGCTGAAGAAGCTGGGAATTCCGGTCAGCACCATAGCCACCCTGCATGCAACTCTTCCAGGGAGGGCTGCCGGGCACAACTCGATTCAGAAGATAAGGAATAACGACAGCATCTGGTCTTCGGGAGTCCCCGGGAACCTCGCTGCTCTGGAAGTCCTCGCGGCATACGCCGATACGGTTACTGCGGTGGGAGAGTCTACACGTCAGGAAGCAAAGCTCTTTTACGGGATCGACGGGATCGTTGTCCGGAACGGGATCAGGATCGAAACCGATAAAATCGACTGGGATCGAAAAGAGCGCTGCCTGGGGAATCTCCAGAATTTCCTCTCCGAAAAGCTATATAGGCACTACGATGGCGAACGGATAAACCCGGAAAAGTTCATCCCCATTTTCACCATCTCTCGCATCGAAATCGAGAATAAGGGTTACCCTGACCTGCTTGATTCCCTCCTGGCCCTGGAACATATCATAAAAAACAGCATTCTGGAAGGGCACATGGAGGAAGGAATGAAGGTTATCTGTTTCCTTGTCACGGCCGAAGGTCCGAAAACAAATCTCCCCGAGGATTTTCCGGTTCACATTTCAAAAGAAATCCTCGTGGGAAACGAGCTCAAGATCCAGCAGATGATTGAGGAAAGGGAGCTTGACTGCTCGGGGCTGGTGCGGGGAAAGCGCTCCGTGGCAGCGATCCTCTATCCCCAGATAATCTCAGCCGATGATGGAGGGCTCTGCATGGGAGTTGAGGACTTCATGGCAGGCTGTTGTGCAGGGATCTTTCCCTCCCGTTACGACCCCTTCCTCCTAACGGGCCTGGAAGCCGGGAGGGAGGCGACCCCAAGCGTGGTGAGCCGGGTCTGCGGCTTCAGCGATGCAGTGAAGACCAATGAGTCCCTGGTCGAGGGCCTGGGGGGGGTAATCGTTGTCGATAACATAGATCTTTCCTACTATGAGGCGGTCCTGGACTACGCCCTTGCAGCAAGCTACTTTATCCGTAACTTCGTGGATGACAGGGTGAAATACAAACTGTTATGCCGGGAAGCCTTTCTCCTTGCAAAGGATATGGGTTGGGAAAAACCAACTGAACACTACTACGAACTGATCAGTGGAGTGCGGATCTGCGGGGAAAAATAA
- the cfbE gene encoding coenzyme F430 synthase, with the protein MDLDRKKIAVLDLTHGGIPISIKLAELGAEVSAVDVYNTVDPVTLSELEDKYGIRTSREPLPVGAFDLLAAPVHLDPAYPMLAEARKTKKPVLSHHRIVGLVLAKDPRLAGTLTIEITGVKAKTSTASLLADMLSRKSQVVLHTSRGLEAWKRGVPSEIRKGLSITPGSILSAVDRTFEAGLSPDYFIFEISIGGTGNADLGILTTLTPDYGIANNSSLAGEAKLQLVLTAKPGTVLVLNATVEKALENTGEKIPETVKKINFRDPFYPESGESADFVLETEEGIIHCLCRGQELFTARLQPGYNSLAYRTAFVAASAAALELGVESRSVVEAIEEFGGLAGRMQEKELEGKALIDNSNSGMDIRSAEKALEYALLKKKDERKQKIFIVLGEEAAQVCEGLPPEAVQGFVEKYGKKFERIVLVGERMRDIKAGNVAYAASLPEGLSEASKLAGKADIIISSVKCFR; encoded by the coding sequence ATGGACCTTGACCGAAAAAAAATCGCCGTGCTAGACCTGACGCACGGCGGCATTCCTATTTCTATCAAACTGGCAGAACTCGGGGCAGAAGTCTCTGCCGTCGACGTGTACAATACGGTTGACCCCGTCACCCTCTCGGAACTGGAAGATAAGTACGGGATAAGGACTTCCAGAGAGCCCCTGCCGGTCGGGGCCTTCGACCTGCTGGCTGCACCGGTGCACCTGGACCCGGCTTACCCCATGCTTGCCGAAGCCCGGAAGACCAAAAAACCTGTCCTTTCTCACCACCGGATTGTCGGCCTGGTTCTTGCAAAGGACCCGCGCCTGGCCGGGACCCTGACGATTGAAATCACAGGCGTAAAGGCAAAGACCAGTACAGCTTCCCTGCTTGCGGACATGCTCTCCCGCAAGTCCCAGGTAGTCCTCCATACTTCCCGGGGGCTTGAAGCCTGGAAAAGGGGTGTGCCCTCCGAAATCCGCAAAGGTCTGAGTATTACTCCCGGAAGTATCCTGAGTGCCGTTGACAGGACATTTGAGGCCGGGCTCAGTCCTGACTATTTCATTTTTGAAATCTCTATCGGGGGCACGGGAAACGCTGACCTCGGGATCCTGACAACCCTTACCCCTGACTACGGGATTGCAAACAATAGCTCCCTTGCAGGTGAGGCAAAGCTCCAGCTCGTCCTCACGGCAAAACCCGGAACTGTCCTCGTCCTCAACGCAACTGTGGAAAAAGCTCTGGAAAATACAGGAGAAAAAATTCCAGAAACAGTCAAAAAAATCAATTTCAGGGACCCTTTCTACCCTGAATCGGGGGAAAGCGCTGACTTTGTACTGGAAACCGAGGAGGGCATCATTCACTGCCTCTGTCGGGGCCAGGAACTCTTCACCGCCCGCCTGCAGCCCGGATACAATAGTTTGGCCTACAGGACAGCCTTCGTGGCAGCATCTGCCGCAGCCCTGGAACTAGGGGTCGAAAGCAGGAGCGTGGTTGAAGCAATCGAAGAATTCGGGGGGCTTGCAGGCAGGATGCAGGAAAAAGAGCTGGAAGGAAAAGCCCTGATCGACAACTCCAACTCGGGCATGGACATCCGCTCGGCTGAAAAGGCCCTTGAATATGCTCTCCTGAAGAAAAAGGATGAGCGAAAGCAGAAAATTTTCATTGTCCTGGGGGAAGAAGCCGCCCAGGTCTGTGAAGGATTGCCACCCGAAGCCGTGCAGGGCTTTGTGGAAAAATACGGGAAAAAGTTCGAGCGCATCGTCCTGGTAGGCGAGCGGATGCGAGACATAAAGGCAGGAAATGTAGCATATGCGGCAAGCCTTCCGGAGGGACTTTCCGAAGCTTCTAAACTCGCAGGGAAGGCTGACATTATAATCTCTTCGGTTAAGTGTTTCCGGTAA
- a CDS encoding DUF1638 domain-containing protein has protein sequence MPVMTIIGCRMFEDEIVHLIENDPELEEVIVVENEDCEGLRTKLADIGIPYRVLPFEEIPEKSSIGEKKDSGPERFTLIVYMLELALHAIPENLKSTVYSKVENVSSFSDGVLLFYGLCGNVLGKIEEDFEALECPVHILKEEDGEIVDDCIGAVLGGRKQYLEVLKSCKGVGTFFLTPMWAANWREMIRTAGLSQNPDDIEMSKFVFDYAGYKKIAKVNTGLPYEKNFEAYVREFARLFEFEITELEATLHLVENCYKKAKTETFENLK, from the coding sequence ATGCCGGTTATGACCATAATAGGGTGCAGGATGTTTGAAGATGAAATCGTGCATCTCATAGAAAACGATCCTGAACTTGAAGAAGTAATCGTTGTTGAAAACGAGGACTGTGAAGGACTCAGGACAAAGTTGGCGGATATAGGGATTCCCTACAGGGTGCTTCCTTTTGAAGAAATCCCTGAAAAATCTTCCATTGGAGAGAAAAAAGATTCAGGCCCTGAAAGGTTCACCCTGATCGTGTACATGCTCGAGCTTGCCCTGCACGCAATTCCCGAAAACCTGAAGAGCACCGTTTATTCAAAGGTTGAGAACGTGTCCTCCTTTTCGGACGGTGTCCTCCTTTTCTACGGGCTCTGCGGCAATGTGCTCGGAAAAATTGAAGAAGACTTTGAGGCTCTCGAATGCCCAGTCCATATCCTGAAAGAAGAGGACGGGGAGATCGTGGACGACTGCATCGGAGCCGTGCTCGGTGGCAGGAAACAGTACCTTGAAGTCCTGAAAAGCTGCAAGGGGGTAGGCACCTTCTTCCTGACCCCTATGTGGGCTGCAAACTGGCGGGAGATGATAAGGACGGCGGGCCTGAGCCAGAACCCCGATGACATAGAGATGTCAAAGTTCGTCTTTGATTATGCAGGATACAAAAAGATTGCAAAAGTGAACACCGGCCTCCCCTATGAGAAAAACTTTGAAGCCTATGTCCGGGAATTTGCACGGCTTTTTGAGTTTGAAATAACAGAACTTGAAGCCACACTGCATCTTGTGGAGAACTGCTACAAAAAAGCAAAAACCGAAACCTTTGAAAACCTGAAATGA
- a CDS encoding DUF1638 domain-containing protein — protein MTVLGIVGCRIFEDEIVHVLVNDPEIERVYLVENEENRDLLQKLETTGFRPEILPFYEIRDKLKQNHEFSVVIQLQGMGLHVDPARLKSKTYTNVNIMSRLADGILLFYGLCGQAFSRIKKDFPYMGCPIKLLQERSVGEKNGPLEDCVAAALGSNARYREALRMHKDAFFFTPMWAANWRTVFSVGEELMEGFEFTPDHLRELGYRKVARVKTGLSYEPDFEKNIEEFAQYFDFEVMELEGSTEIAMESYSHIRKILSDPLKSPLRA, from the coding sequence ATGACAGTTCTGGGCATAGTAGGCTGCAGAATATTCGAGGACGAAATTGTCCATGTGCTGGTAAATGACCCTGAAATAGAGAGGGTCTACCTTGTAGAAAACGAAGAGAACAGGGACCTTCTGCAGAAACTTGAGACTACAGGCTTCAGGCCGGAAATCCTTCCTTTTTACGAAATAAGAGACAAATTGAAGCAGAACCACGAATTCAGCGTCGTTATCCAGCTCCAGGGGATGGGACTTCACGTAGACCCGGCCAGGCTCAAGAGTAAAACATATACGAACGTGAACATCATGTCCCGGCTTGCCGACGGGATCCTCCTCTTTTACGGGCTCTGCGGGCAGGCATTTTCCCGGATAAAAAAAGATTTTCCCTACATGGGATGCCCGATAAAGCTGCTGCAGGAAAGAAGCGTAGGGGAAAAAAACGGCCCACTTGAAGACTGTGTTGCCGCTGCCCTCGGAAGCAACGCTCGCTACCGGGAAGCCCTTAGAATGCACAAAGATGCCTTCTTCTTTACCCCCATGTGGGCCGCAAACTGGAGAACCGTATTCAGTGTAGGGGAAGAACTGATGGAGGGTTTTGAATTCACTCCTGACCATCTGAGGGAACTCGGGTACCGGAAGGTTGCCAGGGTAAAGACCGGACTTTCCTATGAACCTGATTTCGAGAAAAATATCGAAGAATTCGCACAATATTTCGATTTCGAAGTCATGGAACTTGAAGGCAGCACGGAAATTGCCATGGAATCATACAGCCATATTCGAAAAATACTGTCCGACCCGCTTAAAAGCCCTCTCAGAGCCTGA
- a CDS encoding GNAT family N-acetyltransferase, with protein MPKVRIRPQELSDAERFFEIIMNTNMEFLEVPVKTLEDEECFMQLNEVKRRKHLEYNYSILLDGKLVGACGLKIDQHRPYIGEIGYFVDEAYQGREIATEAVKLLEKIGFEQFCLQRIIILLDVRNRASERVAQKCGYENEGVLKKVHKIGEEFHDCFLYAKTA; from the coding sequence ATGCCGAAAGTAAGAATCCGCCCCCAGGAACTTTCTGATGCAGAGCGTTTTTTCGAAATCATCATGAACACGAACATGGAGTTTCTGGAAGTCCCTGTAAAAACCCTTGAGGATGAGGAGTGCTTCATGCAACTAAATGAAGTAAAGCGCAGGAAGCATTTAGAGTACAACTACAGCATTCTCCTGGACGGAAAGCTTGTGGGGGCATGTGGGCTAAAAATTGACCAGCACAGGCCCTACATAGGAGAGATCGGGTACTTCGTGGATGAAGCATACCAGGGAAGGGAGATTGCAACTGAGGCGGTGAAACTTCTGGAAAAGATCGGGTTTGAACAGTTTTGCTTGCAGAGAATCATTATCCTTCTGGATGTCCGGAACCGGGCGAGTGAGAGGGTAGCGCAGAAGTGCGGGTACGAAAATGAAGGAGTCCTGAAAAAAGTCCACAAAATCGGAGAAGAGTTTCACGACTGTTTCCTGTACGCAAAAACAGCGTAA
- the cfbA gene encoding sirohydrochlorin nickelochelatase, whose translation MTEKLGILVIGHGSRLQYNKEVILEIADIIAKKHPEDVIRVGFVEHSDPKIKEAVKEFSGTGVTRIAAVPVFIASGVHLTEDIPGELDLDESGCGTLAIDGKDVPVCYAKPLGSDELIADLIFKRVLEAQNITA comes from the coding sequence ATGACTGAAAAACTCGGAATACTGGTTATCGGACACGGAAGCAGGCTTCAGTACAACAAAGAAGTAATCCTGGAAATCGCGGACATCATCGCAAAAAAGCACCCTGAGGATGTCATAAGGGTCGGGTTCGTGGAGCACAGCGACCCGAAGATCAAAGAAGCTGTAAAAGAGTTCTCAGGCACGGGGGTCACCAGGATCGCAGCCGTGCCAGTCTTTATTGCATCGGGAGTCCACCTCACCGAAGACATCCCCGGGGAACTTGACCTGGACGAGTCAGGCTGCGGGACACTCGCTATCGATGGCAAGGACGTTCCTGTCTGCTACGCAAAACCCCTGGGGTCCGATGAACTGATAGCAGACCTCATTTTCAAGAGGGTCCTGGAAGCGCAAAATATAACTGCCTGA
- a CDS encoding transglutaminase-like domain-containing protein, which yields MPRRTSFKLISITLLLLLTAGCIDFPAISTDEAEEAVSEVENIVVGEVERFVAGQTDHVLEDEAGSGENGGSGIEEGTPESEVSPSSSSSSPSSPSSPSSTSVEVPGVPIYTEEISSAVYPKDYRILSLNFRRAIDPEDEEISREIYRITGKDSGYDIKDVCAVFDYVNGQWEYRYDKNSEFFFGAAQTIRDGYEGDCDDYSIVMSALMENMGFNTRIVTVRTETYGHAYPEIYIGDDQATAYEILYYIYGRYSYAESIWYSERDLEKGERQYWLNLDWSGSNGYLHPGGMYLGGTRVAYYPGGLVEF from the coding sequence ATGCCCCGACGAACTTCCTTTAAACTCATCTCAATAACCCTTCTCCTCCTTCTCACTGCCGGTTGCATAGATTTCCCTGCCATTTCAACGGATGAGGCCGAAGAGGCGGTTTCTGAAGTGGAGAATATCGTTGTCGGGGAAGTTGAGCGTTTCGTAGCCGGCCAGACGGACCATGTCCTTGAGGATGAGGCGGGTTCCGGCGAAAACGGAGGAAGTGGGATCGAAGAGGGGACACCGGAAAGTGAGGTTTCTCCATCTTCTTCCTCTTCTTCCCCTTCTTCCCCGTCATCTCCTTCTTCTACCTCAGTGGAAGTACCCGGAGTCCCGATTTACACCGAGGAAATATCGAGCGCGGTTTATCCCAAAGACTATCGGATACTTTCGTTGAATTTTAGGCGGGCGATCGATCCCGAGGATGAGGAAATTTCCCGGGAGATCTATAGGATAACCGGGAAAGACTCGGGATACGATATCAAAGATGTCTGTGCTGTTTTTGATTATGTGAACGGGCAATGGGAATACAGGTATGACAAAAATTCCGAGTTTTTCTTCGGGGCGGCGCAGACGATAAGGGACGGGTATGAGGGGGACTGCGATGACTATTCTATCGTCATGTCCGCGCTGATGGAGAACATGGGTTTCAATACGCGGATCGTTACGGTGAGAACCGAGACTTACGGCCATGCTTATCCCGAGATTTATATCGGAGACGACCAGGCCACAGCGTATGAAATTTTATATTATATTTACGGGCGCTATTCCTATGCGGAAAGCATCTGGTATTCGGAACGGGACCTTGAAAAGGGGGAAAGGCAGTACTGGCTGAACCTTGACTGGAGCGGGTCGAACGGCTACCTGCACCCGGGAGGTATGTACCTGGGAGGAACAAGGGTCGCATACTATCCCGGCGGACTCGTTGAATTTTAA
- a CDS encoding ABC transporter ATP-binding protein has translation MNAESLLELRNVTVVRGGKKILDSVSLSVKPGEHVAIIGPNGSGKSSLIKTFMKEYHPLVGAEGTVLKIMGRKTWHVFELRKMLGIVSGDLQQTCCRPIRVLDVVLSGFFSSIGIYYNHRVTPEMEVRAREVLSFLEVAWLADRLMSEISTGEARKVLIARALVHDPQVLILDEPSNSLDLKALHTFRESVRKIAHSGKSVVLVTHDLQDVIPEISRVILIRNGRVFRDGKKEEILTDANLSELFSLPVKVLENEGYYQAWT, from the coding sequence ATGAACGCTGAGTCCCTTCTGGAACTAAGGAATGTCACGGTTGTCCGGGGAGGGAAAAAGATCCTGGACTCGGTATCCCTCTCAGTGAAGCCGGGGGAACACGTGGCGATCATAGGGCCAAACGGCTCTGGCAAATCCTCCCTGATCAAGACTTTCATGAAGGAGTACCACCCTCTGGTAGGGGCAGAGGGCACTGTCCTGAAAATTATGGGCAGGAAGACCTGGCACGTTTTCGAGCTCAGGAAGATGCTCGGGATCGTTTCGGGGGACCTCCAGCAGACCTGCTGCCGCCCTATCAGGGTGCTGGACGTCGTGCTCTCGGGATTTTTCAGTAGCATAGGGATCTATTACAACCACAGGGTCACTCCGGAGATGGAAGTCAGGGCAAGGGAAGTTCTATCCTTTCTTGAAGTTGCCTGGCTGGCAGACAGGCTGATGAGCGAGATTTCCACGGGCGAAGCCCGGAAGGTGCTGATCGCAAGGGCGCTTGTCCACGACCCTCAGGTCCTTATCCTGGACGAACCCTCAAACAGCCTGGACTTAAAAGCCCTCCACACCTTTCGTGAGAGTGTCCGGAAAATCGCCCACTCGGGAAAGAGCGTTGTCCTCGTTACCCACGACCTCCAGGACGTCATCCCCGAAATCAGCCGTGTGATCCTTATCAGGAACGGACGGGTCTTCAGGGACGGCAAAAAAGAAGAAATCCTTACCGACGCCAACCTCTCGGAACTTTTTTCCCTTCCCGTAAAAGTCCTGGAAAATGAAGGGTACTATCAAGCCTGGACCTGA
- a CDS encoding DUF4931 domain-containing protein codes for MSEIRKHYFLPEYCIIAEERGKRPSDFADEAGDMGQKGQRSGPENCAFCGGAEEKTPPAGAVYKEGRIFADTKEKIVRKWDFRCFQNLFPALSPIPAFSELSGVGEDASPGFGFHEVIVESPVHGKKLSDFSAAELSDLMQVYRDRVCHYRAHESIRYVSLFKNSGEAAGASLDHAHSQLLALPLLPPLLKTELQAIGKEEKCPYCALLEKEKKSTRFIRENRECVAFTPYCSKSPFEVWVLPKKHVSYLGDCSKEILSGLGEMIGYVLNSYGKVLGNPAYNYMFYQLFDSPEYHLNLRFLPRISLIAGFEMNTGIYINTISPERAASYLRGDRPLDE; via the coding sequence ATGTCCGAAATCAGAAAACATTACTTTCTGCCCGAATACTGCATTATCGCAGAGGAAAGGGGTAAAAGACCTTCTGACTTTGCAGATGAAGCCGGAGACATGGGGCAAAAGGGGCAAAGGTCCGGGCCTGAAAACTGTGCCTTTTGTGGGGGTGCCGAGGAAAAAACTCCACCTGCGGGAGCAGTCTATAAAGAGGGAAGAATTTTTGCGGACACTAAAGAAAAAATAGTCCGCAAATGGGACTTTCGATGTTTCCAAAACCTTTTTCCTGCCCTTTCTCCAATACCTGCCTTTTCAGAACTTTCGGGTGTGGGGGAGGACGCAAGTCCGGGTTTTGGTTTTCACGAGGTGATTGTGGAGTCCCCTGTGCATGGAAAGAAGCTGAGTGATTTTTCAGCCGCCGAGCTTTCGGACCTCATGCAGGTCTACAGGGACCGTGTCTGCCACTACCGTGCCCATGAGAGCATCCGCTATGTCTCCCTTTTCAAAAATTCCGGGGAAGCTGCAGGTGCATCCCTTGACCACGCTCATAGCCAGCTACTGGCCCTGCCCTTGCTTCCCCCTCTCCTGAAAACGGAACTGCAGGCAATAGGGAAAGAAGAAAAATGCCCTTACTGTGCCCTCCTCGAAAAAGAGAAAAAATCGACACGCTTTATCCGTGAAAACAGGGAGTGCGTGGCTTTCACTCCTTACTGTTCAAAAAGTCCTTTTGAAGTCTGGGTCCTCCCGAAAAAGCATGTAAGCTACCTGGGAGACTGCAGCAAGGAAATTCTCTCGGGGCTTGGGGAAATGATCGGATACGTCCTCAACTCCTATGGAAAAGTTCTCGGGAACCCGGCTTACAATTACATGTTTTACCAGCTCTTCGATTCCCCGGAGTATCACCTTAACCTGCGTTTTCTCCCGAGAATCTCCCTTATTGCCGGTTTCGAGATGAACACCGGGATTTATATCAATACCATATCCCCTGAGAGGGCAGCCTCCTATCTGAGGGGAGACAGGCCGCTGGATGAATGA
- the cfbD gene encoding Ni-sirohydrochlorin a,c-diamide reductive cyclase catalytic subunit, whose product MTGKEISIIHPRPSSIVAALYTLRDLNVDVAILHGPPGCSFKHARLLEEDGIHVVTTALDENGFVFGGHDKLVQLINKSVELFSPKIIGVVGTCASMIIGEEMHEAVLEANPDVPVIEVEVHAGYHNNTKGVIFALESALDAGIIDHKEFERQEHLLAKATEVEKKFGAASKEYLAPSRGDVKYKVAKRVIELLKEGKRGITIMNAKKETGYMFADITLAVNEVAASLGKKDSIVNMANLDENLGLPRVRQHAEYIMRDLKAHGVEMHEIIGGMDEYPIAGEMVSELIKEKYSDYDFAIITGVPHAIPMDNLKGMELISVTNGPRQVLPMKELGHDYVMVEIDLHPKTLGVSSIVESEFGATLREVAKET is encoded by the coding sequence ATGACCGGAAAAGAGATTTCAATCATTCACCCCCGCCCAAGTTCTATCGTTGCGGCCCTTTACACCCTCAGAGACCTGAACGTCGATGTTGCGATTCTGCACGGCCCTCCAGGATGCTCCTTCAAACATGCAAGGCTTCTCGAGGAAGACGGGATTCATGTGGTGACCACCGCCCTTGATGAGAACGGTTTTGTCTTCGGAGGGCATGACAAGCTGGTGCAGCTTATCAACAAGTCCGTCGAACTGTTCTCCCCGAAAATTATCGGCGTTGTCGGGACCTGTGCCAGCATGATCATAGGGGAAGAGATGCACGAAGCCGTGCTCGAGGCAAACCCTGACGTCCCTGTCATCGAGGTCGAGGTGCACGCAGGCTACCACAACAATACAAAAGGCGTGATCTTTGCCCTGGAATCCGCGCTTGATGCCGGGATCATCGACCATAAGGAGTTCGAAAGGCAGGAGCACCTTCTTGCAAAAGCAACGGAAGTCGAGAAGAAATTCGGGGCCGCAAGCAAAGAATACCTGGCTCCTTCCAGGGGAGATGTCAAGTATAAGGTTGCAAAGAGGGTCATCGAACTCCTGAAGGAAGGCAAGCGCGGAATAACGATCATGAACGCCAAGAAGGAGACCGGCTACATGTTTGCCGACATCACCCTTGCGGTAAATGAAGTCGCAGCCTCCCTCGGAAAAAAGGATTCCATCGTGAACATGGCAAACCTGGACGAGAACCTGGGGTTGCCCAGGGTCAGGCAGCATGCAGAATACATCATGAGGGACCTGAAAGCCCACGGCGTTGAAATGCACGAGATCATCGGGGGCATGGACGAGTACCCCATAGCCGGGGAAATGGTAAGCGAGCTGATCAAGGAGAAGTACAGCGACTACGATTTTGCAATAATCACAGGCGTCCCGCACGCAATTCCCATGGATAACCTCAAGGGCATGGAACTTATCTCCGTGACAAACGGGCCAAGGCAGGTCCTACCCATGAAAGAGTTGG
- the cfbA gene encoding sirohydrochlorin nickelochelatase, with product MTEKLGILAIGHGSRLQYNKEVVTQIADYIAQKHADVVVRAGFMENSEPTLDEAIAAFSGTGVTKIAAVPVFLASGIHITKDIPGILNLDENGCGALSVDGNEVPLCYAKPLGADELIADLVYKRVEEAL from the coding sequence ATGACAGAAAAACTCGGAATCCTGGCCATCGGGCACGGGAGCAGACTTCAGTACAACAAGGAAGTCGTTACACAGATCGCTGATTACATTGCACAGAAGCACGCTGATGTGGTCGTAAGGGCCGGTTTCATGGAAAACAGTGAGCCTACCCTGGACGAAGCTATTGCAGCCTTCTCCGGGACAGGGGTCACGAAGATTGCGGCCGTGCCGGTCTTCTTAGCCTCAGGCATACACATCACAAAGGACATCCCTGGCATCCTTAACCTGGATGAAAACGGCTGTGGGGCCCTCTCAGTCGACGGGAACGAAGTTCCCCTCTGCTATGCAAAGCCCCTGGGTGCTGACGAGCTTATCGCAGACCTGGTATACAAGAGGGTAGAAGAAGCACTCTAA